In Topomyia yanbarensis strain Yona2022 chromosome 2, ASM3024719v1, whole genome shotgun sequence, one DNA window encodes the following:
- the LOC131683311 gene encoding putative nuclease HARBI1, protein MDTVMLGLVSMEEEKQFLKRQRSNLRKYSDVLEMTDVEFIKNFRLNKPAFKYILNEISNEFPPMKQDGISPKEKLAACLRFFCRRQLSTWYGKGFRCSCRPTNIFEDGWINLQMSEEETLRAKRYFYEKSGITGVIMCVDGTHIKIVPPTTNRNLFYNRKGFYSLNAMIICDDQQRIRFIDASYQGSNHDSYIWRLSAARKHMLQLHRNGDRNTRILGDAGYPSEPWLITPHRAPEDGSEESNFNRRHSLARRIIERTIGVLKNRFRCILGARQLHYSPAKSSKIINVCCALHNICLTYNNTLILV, encoded by the exons ATGGATACAGTTATGCTGGGCCTAGTCTCAATGGAAGAGGAGaaacaatttttgaaaaggcAACGTTCAAATTTACGAAAATATTCCGATGTTTTGGAGATGACGGATGTAGA ATTCATCAAaaacttccgattgaacaaacCAGCATTCAAATACATCCTGAATGAGATTTCGAACGAGTTTCCCCCTATGAAACAAGATGGGATTTCCCCAAAGGAAAAACTTGCAGCTTGTCTCCGTTTTTTTTGCCGAAGGCAGTTATCAACATGGTACGGGAAAGGATTTCGATGTAGCTGTCGCCCAACCAACATTTTCGAAGATGGATGGATAAACTTACAAATGTCGGAAGAAGAAACGCTTCGAGCAAAAAGATATTTCTATGAAAAATCCGGAATTACTGGTGTGATTATGTGTGTTGATGGAACACATATTAAAATAGTTCCACCGACGACAAATCGCAATCTTTTTTACAATCGTAAAGGATTTTATAGCCTAAATGCTATGATC ATTTGTGACGACCAACAACGGATTCGTTTTATCGACGCAAGCTATCAGGGATCCAACCACGACTCATATATTTGGAGGCTGAGCGCGGCTCGAAAACACATGCTACAACTCCACAGAAATGGCGACAGAAACACCAGAATATTAG GGGATGCTGGTTATCCATCTGAACCGTGGTTGATAACTCCCCACCGAGCACCGGAAGATGGAAGCGAAGAAAGCAATTTTAATAGGCGGCATAGCTTGGCAAGAAGGATTATTGAACGGACAATCGGAGTGCTGAAAAACCGTTTTCGGTGCATACTGGGCGCCCGGCAATTGCATTATTCTCCAGCCAAGTCATCGAAAATCATAAATGTTTGCTGCGCACTGCACAATATATGTTTAACATACAATAACACTCTTATTCTTGTATAA